The DNA sequence CCCAAACGGACAGGGCATATCGGTACTGCAGATGCTGAACATCCTGGAAGGCTACGACCTGAAGAAGCTGGGCCACAACAGTGCCGACTACCTGCACCTGCTCGTAGAAGCGAAGAAGCTGGCCTTTGAAGACCGGGCACGCTACTACGCCGACCCCGACTTCTCAACGATCCCGCTCAGCTGGCTACTCAACAAAACTTACGCGGCCAGCCGCCGGAAACTCATCAACCCACAGCGAGCGTCGGAACGGCTGGATGCCGGTGACCCGGCCCTGCGCGCGGGCGATACGGTCTACCTCACCGTGGCCGACGACGCGGGGAATATGGTATCGCTCATTCAGAGCAATATGCTGGAGTTTGGCAGCGGTATGGTTCCCGACGGGCTGGGGTTCGTTTTTCACAACCGGGGCACCAGCTTTACCCTGCAACCCGGCCATGCCAACGTGTACGCGCCCGGCAAGCGCCCGTTCAACACCATCATTCCCGGCTTCGTGACTAAAGACGGGCAACCCTTTCTCAGCTTCGGCGTGATGGGCGGAGCCATGCAACCCCAGGGTCATCTGCAGGTGCTGTGCAACATCATCGACTTTGGCATGAACGTGCAGGAAGCGGGCGACGCGGCCCGGTTCAGCCACTCCGGCAGCAGCGAACCCGTGGGGACGCTCATGACCGACGGGGGTCGGCTGGCGCTCGAAAGCGGTATTACACCCGCCGTCAGGACCGCGCTGGAACAACGGGGGCATCACCTCGCCGAGACCGACTTCTTCGGCGGGTACCAGGCTATTCGCTGGGACGCTGTCAACCGGGTGTACTGGGGCGCTACCGAAATGCGGAAAGACGGTCAGGCCGCTGGTTACTGAGCAGCCTGACCGTGTGGCGTCAATTTACTTTCAGGCGAAACTTGCCGTTCGTCAACTTGATCGTATCGGTGTTGTCCTGCTTTTTGTAGCCGCGTCCTTCGGGATCAATATCCGAGTCGTAGCCCGTTGTTTTGGTGATGACTTTGTCCTGCATCTTACCCACCAGACGGCCCATACCGCCGAACACCGTTGCCGTTCCTTTCTCCTTCCAGTACGTACCGGCCAGGGTGCAGTCAAAATTTGCTTCCAGGAAGCCATCGGCGCCCATTTTCACGGTAATGGTTCCGTTGTTATTCTGCGATTTTCCCACGTGGTACTCCATGCGGGGTTCTTTTGTTTCGACCACATACTTAACGAAGGCAATACCCTTGTAGGTGCTTGCCCGTTCGGCAGCCTTCCGGCTCTCAGCAGGATCAGAGTTGCCTTCGTCGACGATCAGGTACGTGCCCGGCTCCACACTGTCTTTACGGTCGTAGCTGCCGAGCCAGATCCGGATCGACTGGTCGGGTTTGACCGAGTTGGCCGTTATCCACCAGTAGGTACCGATCCGGATGCGCCGGGGCTGGGTCTTGTAGTCCGTGCCGTTGATTTGGACGCTGAAGGTATTCTCGTTCGAGATCTGCCCGAAGCAGGTCGTTGCCACGGCCAGCAGCAACGCGACGATGTAGCGTGATTTCATGTGTCAGTTTGTACGTTAGCGTTAGGGTGGTGAAACGGCGGAGTCCGCGTTGATACGTCCCCTGCGAAAGATAGTATCAACACGGACAGTTGCTTCCCAAGTGCTAGCAAACGGTTTTAGAATGTAGATGTCAGACCCAAACGCAGCGCCGATACACCGTAGCCTACCTCGGCGAAGCCACCCAGCTTCTCGCTGAACAGGTAGCGCGCCCCCACGTGAATCCCCAGGTAGAGACCGCTGTTGTACGGACTGACGTAGTTATCATAACCGTAGTTGTCGCTGTAGCCGGCGTAACGTAGCCCCAGGGTAGCCCCCGCGTAGGGATCGAACTTTTTGTCGGCAATGTTCAGCACCTCGGCTAGGTGATACGAGGCACGGGCGCCGGCATAAACAAAGGTGTAGTTCCATTTATAACCGCCCGAATTATACCCGTAACGCATGTAGTCGACCGATGCACCAATGGAAATGTTATCCTTCAGGTCCACCTCGAACGAAGCTCCCAGCGGCAGCCCCCCACCGTAGTAAGCCGCCAGACCTAGGCCAACGTTCAGGTATTTATGGCGCGATCCGCTCACCGCCGGGCTGGTAGCCGCCAGGCTGCGCGATGGCTGGGCAGCCGAGGACACGGGGCGGTTGGCCGCGGGCTCGCGGGCCGGAGCGGTGCCGATGGCCGATGAACTGGCAACCGCTGGCGACGTAGCTGCGCTGGACGATGCCGTTGCTGGCTTTGTGCTGGTCAAACTGGCAGCAGCCGACGATTTTCCCGATGCCAGGCTGGGCGATGCGCTCGCGGGTTTAGCGGCCGCAGTGGCTCGCCGAACGGCCTGCGCCGACTGCTGGGCGATGACGGAGGAAGAGCAAACGCCAACCGTAAATAAGACGGCAGCGATACGTAATGACGTAAACAGAGTTTTCATGGTTGTTTTTTTGACTGATTGAAAAAGAGGTTTATCCGCTCCGGCGCACCGGTTAAGGGCGGTTTTTATACTGGCAAGCCGTATGCCCGATTGCCGAAACAAAGGTATACTACCCGACTGCGCCCCCCCGGCGTGGCCTTTATCAAGCGTAAGAAGGGCTACCTCAACCGCCAGTTTTAGCGGATGAAGTAGCCCTTCCATCTACGTTCCAATCTGCCCTTACCGGCGTTGGTCCACCGGTTTTACAGGTCACATATCGACCGTACGAAGTGATACCTGCGCTTCGTCGTCTTCGCCGTTCGTACATCCGTTACCCGGCGTCGAATCCGAGTCGGCCGGCTGAGCGCTGGCAATCTGAGCCTGATTGACCAGATAACCCGCTTTGACCACTTTCATCGTAAACTCTATCTGAACCGTTGCCCCCGCCGGAATGCGGGCTGCGGTGTACTCGATCAGGTTTCCGTTGACCGACCAGTTCGTGCCGCCCGCGAATTGCAGGCCCGCCGGTAGCTGGTTCGACACGCGTACGTTGGTCGCTTCCTGCATACCGGAATTCTTAACAGTTAGGTAGCAGGTAACGACGTCATTGACCCTGGGGGTGTACTTGTCCAGCGTCATGGCCAGCGACAGATCGATCTTGGATGAGTCCGGACTTGGCTCACCCGACATGGCCTGCGGCAAAACCTGCTGATTCGGGTTGGGCGATATGAATACATCCCGGCTGGACTCGGTCGTTCTGAACAGGACCATACCGGCATCGTCCTCCCCATCGTCCGTACCCGAGTCGGGTGTACTGTCCGGGTCGGGCGGGCCAGCCGTAATCTGCGCCGACATCCTGTATGATCCAGCCCGGAGTGGTTTGGCCGTGAAGGTGAACAGGGTATCAGTCAGCGCCCGCAGATCGGCTACGCTCCCCGTCAGAACCCCGTCGGCATAGGTTAGGTTGTTGGTATTGATCAGTTCCAGATTAGGCGGCAGACGGCACGACCACTGAGCCGCTACGCTTTCACTGGCGGCCACCAGTTCATCGTTCTGGAGCCGCAGCCGGAACGTAACGGGTTCGCCGGTACGGATGGCCAGCTTATCGCTTTCCAGCGAAAGGCCCAGGTCGGTCAGCGCACGGGTGCCGTTGGTGGCCGACGAACTGGTGGAGAAAAACCGCATCTCTTCGATGTCGATAACCCGCGACAGGTTATAGCCATTGCCCCAGAACCGGAGCCGCAGTGTTTTGGGCCTCCGCCAATTTGACGATGGATCAAGTACGGCGACCTGGATCGGGTCGAAGCTGCCAAATTTGATGGTAGCCATTCCGTTGACCATGCTGATCTCCAGCGGTTGCGACTTGCTCACGGCCGGCCACATCACGTTAAAGTACTCGCCCTGGGCAATGACCTTGTTATTGCCATACAGGTAGGCCGGAGCGTTGGGCTGGGTAAAAAAGACCTGAGCGTACAGCTGGGTGAGCACTTTGCCGTTGTTGTCGAGCATCTCAATCGCACTACCGCCGTTTCTGGCTGGCCCTTCGTCGATATTGAAAAAGGCCCCCTCCTGATTGATGCGGCCTGTCATTTTCCAGCTGTCGAGCTGGGTTGTAGAAGCCGACAGGTCACGGGTTACGCTGTAAGCACCGGTATTCTGCCGGAAATACATGTAAAGGTCCGGTGAGCGAAACCGCCCGTAGGTTTTGATATTGGTGGTGGCGGTCCAGTATTTTGATTCCCGATCGGTATACTCCTCGGCAGCCGGACTCCGGCGCCAGCCGTACAGGTTGTCGGCCAGCACGCCATTGGTCGGCAGGCCCTCCAGCAGGTCGGCCCCCTGCGTAGCATCGGGTCCGGAGTCGGGATACAGGTTATTGGTACTGATAACCTGTTTGGCCTGACTGGCACTAACCCAGGACAGCATAACGCGGGTACCGCCCTGACTCTCCAGCCGGATGGAGTAGCGCTGGTTGGCCTTCAGGCGAATGGTGTCGCTGTACTCCGTCAGGGCCGCGTTCGTCCAGCGATCAACCAGCAACTTACCGTTTACCCAAAGCCGTACTCCTTTGTCGGTATAGGTATAGAACCGGTAGTTCTGGCTATAAACGGGCTGGACGAAGCCTACCCATTTTACCGAGAAAGCCGAAGCACTCGTCACTGTCGTTCCCGTTGGCACCTTGTTCTTCCAGGAAAAATCGATCGCAGCGTCAACACGGGTAGTTTTGATATTCAGGTTGTTCACGTCGGTGCCATCCATGTAGCGGGCCATCAGACCATGCGTCGATGCCGTCGCCAGCGTCACCGGCACCAGCGTTTCCTGGATGGTGCTCAGGCCATCGATTCGCCAGCGATGCACACCGGACCAGCCCGACTCTTCACCGTGATAGAGATAGACATTTCCATTCGGAGCTTTCACTACGCTGCCGATAAATACATTACCGGCCATTCCCGGAACCGGTCCTTTGTCGATCGATTCGGCAACGGCTTCGGGGCCGGTCTTCCCGAAAACACCCACCAGCAAGCCATTGTCGTATACGTGCTGCCATTTGTTGACCTGGCTGTTTTTCCAGAACTCACCGTGGTAGTTCCAGAAGATATGGCGGTCGTAAACGCTCACGCCCCCGCCCCCATATTCCACATCATTGCCTACATCGTAAGCACCGTCGACCGGGTAACTTCCGGTGTAGGGACGGGTGGTGGCGGGTGCGGTTTTCCACAACCATTTTTTATCATTGACCCGGATACCTCCCAGGTGATACCCTCCACCCACGTCTCCGCGTATCTTACCCGAATCGAAGGTGACCATCACGTTCGAGGAGGTCGTTTCGCCCGTTCGCGGGTGTCCGCCATACCATTCAATTGGCTCTCCGCCCGATTGAACGGGGGCCGACGCGTAGTCCACGGCGTTGCCCCAGACGGGATTGTTATTCGCATCAAATCCCGTTAACGGGCGTGTCTGCCAGTCGACGGTACCGGAGGTGCCGTTGATGTTGTTGGCCGACTGTTTCAAAGCACCATCTTTCGTGATGTGATAGGTATACCGATTTTGCGCATCGAAGGCGATGCCCGTTTCCCGAACCTGCCCCGTAGCCGGCAATTCCACAACGACCCATTTATTATCGGTAAACCGGCGCATGAAGGCGTAAGTACGACCGTTGCTCATCGTCAGCACGTCGCTGAAGATATTCGTGATAAAGGCGTTGTTGATGTTGTTCAGCTCAAAATAGCTGGCGGGCATGGCTGCGCGCCAGTTCTTGACCAGCGTCCAGGAGGAGGCCAGCGGCTTGCTGTAGTCGATGGCAAACTCCAGAAACTGGGCGAAAACCCGACTGGGATTAGTCTGATCGACAAAACAGCTGTAGTTATTCTGCATATACTGGATGCGATCAATGAAGTTGCGACTAGCCGCGTAGTGCTGCATTCGGTAGTTACCCGAATCACCCACCCAGAACGAGCCGTCGGGCGCGAACGCAAGGAACGTGTTGTTGATGCCCCCGCTGGCGTCCGAGAAGTAGAACTTGTCGTCCGATACAGTCGGATCCTTGCTGTAGCCGCCGAGCTGACCCAGGGTCCAGCTGGCAGCCCCGGTCTGGTTGTTAAAGGCTTTGAGCTGCTGACTGGCACCACCATCGGCCAACAAAACCGTACCGTTGTCGGGCGAGACGGCAACAGCCATGGGCTTCTCCAGGCCCGATACCGTCAGCAACGGGGCTGACAGCGTGCCGTTCGTCTGAACCGTGTATTTGCGAACACTGGTCCCGTCGATAAGCCAGAGATTATCCTGGTCATCGACGGCCAGGCCGCCGGCGTCGGTAACGGACAAGGTTTGAACCAGGCCGCCGGTGGTTTTGTCGTACACCCGGATCTGGTGGAGCGTCTTATGAGACACAAACAGGAAATTTCCCGCTTTCTGAACGGCCAGCCCCGTTACGGTGCCGTTGCTCTCGTTGATGACGTCGAAGCAGGACGCGTAGGTTTTTCCGAGCGACATTCGCAGGGGAGTGCCCTGACTGAATACCTTTTCCTTGTCATCACTGGTATTGGTACCGAAAATGAACCAGGTGTTGCCATTTCCGTAGCCATCATAGCCCGCCCAGTACACCGTGTTTCCGTCAGTAGCTACGAACCAGGTAGCCTGCGCTGTTTCGCCCTTGGGGAAAAACTCGATTTTTGCCTGTGGCTTGTCGAGCTGGAACTTAGCCTGCGAAGGATTTCCTTCGGCGTAGCCGGCCCCGTAGTAGGCCGTGTTGCCCGTAATAGCCATCCCGTGGGTTCGCAGAAAGGCCCGCTGAACGTTATTCCCCTGACTGATGCCGTAGGAGGTGTTGCCAATTACGCCCTCCCAGGTGTAGGTAACATTATTCGACAGTACTTTTATGTCGTACGTACCATCGGACACCAGCAGTCCTTGGTCATCCATTCCGTCCCAGTTGCGCGTGTAATTACCGGCCGTGTAGCTCACTCCGCTCCATAGCGTCCGAAGTAAAATACCGTCTTTGGTAAACACACCCGCCGTTGTGCGGGCTGGTTGGGGAAGCGAAAAAGAGAAGGTAACGGTATGGTAAGATTGACCTAGACTATGCGTAGAAAGCGCTATAAATATGTATAAAAAACTAACTAATCTTCTAGTAGAATGAGGCATACAATAAGTTTTTATTTACTTTAATTAGTAAACAAAAAGTATACCAAAGATTTATTTAACGGAGTATTATAGCCTTAATACAGCTAAATAGGATTTCTATACCTTTCCAAGCTTTGGAAAGCGGTTTTCATCCTCGCTTGATATTCTTAAAGGCCGGTATCAGACAAGACCAGCCATGTGAGCAACGGGACGGATAAGCCGTACAGTTAGCTCTGGCTCAGATTCATTCCCCTGCGTAGTGAACATAGGAAAAATGCAGTATTGACGATCTGTGCATTAATCATACCATAGTGAATCTGCCAGCAGCAACTCGTGTAAACTAATTTCCTAATGCCACAGGCCGGATGGGTACCGGGTGAAACATGCGAGCGATATAAAAGCCAATCGATCTGACCAAGTAGAATCGATCATCATGGATAAGTTGTAAAAACAACCCTTTAGTATACTATACATATAGACATATCAATAGTGTAACCAGTGAGAAAATTGACTATCCAGCGAATCCGTTTATGAACGCGATCCGGTACACAGGCGACAACCAACCCTGGAACGGTAACGAACTGATCAGGATGGTGGCAGGAATCCTGCTAGATACGATAAAGTCTATTCTTTGAATAATTATATTTTTAAAGTTTTCATTCTTGGGTTTGCAAGCTCGCTGTTTAACGAAAAGTAATCCATCCAGATTAGGAGCTAAGCCTACCTGACCAGCCCGAACAGACAGGTGAAAAGACCCGTATCACCCACCTTTTGGACCCGCCAAAACACCCCTTAACCGGATCGGCCATAGCGAATTATAAATTATGTTCCAAAAATTTCAATCCTATTTTTATTCGAATAATAATATAAATCCTGCCTATTCTATAACTCTATATATTTACTTCTATATGTATTAGCGATGCATACAGACAAGTGGTATTACAGAAATTGCATTATCAGTCACAAAAGAAATTTTAACCACCAAAAAAAAATATATGAGTTAACAAAAATAAAATAGAATATGCGTGGGGCCATTGAATAAGTTGCAGAAATTTTTTTTATAGAATGAGTATTATTGTAGTGGTGTTAGCGTCAAAAACTAACCAACATTTTATTGATTTATGCCTTAGTCTGCTTCATTTCAAAAGTGATCTAGCGAAAGGAAATTGTAATTTGTTGAACTTTCCGGACAGATTTCTTAAACGTTATGAACAATTCATTTTCAACATCCAGAAAAGACAACCACACTTTTGATATAAATGGAATTGACTCGAACTACACGCCAAGACACATGGAAAATTCTGTTCACAGGTATTTCATGCCCTCAATTGAGAGTAATAAAGTGATATTACAGTGGGAAGAAAGTGATAATTTCCTTTCTGAACAAAGAAATTCATTTTATTTAAATTTAGGCAAACGAGTATTAGACATACTTATTACCCTGGGTGTAATAATTTTTGTTTTAAGCTGGCTATTTCCCATCATTAGCCTTTTTGTCTTTTTGGATTCGCGCGGCCCGATCTTTTTTCTTCAACCAAGAACGGGTCACAAAGGCACTACTTTTTACTGCATCAAATTTCGAACGATGTACCAGGGAAAGCCAACAGCCGAATTCAAGCAAACCAGCAGTAATGACAGCCGCGTGACGAAAGTGGGTCGTTTTTTACGCCGAACAAATCTGGACGAATTACCCCAATTCATTAATGTCCTGTTCGGCAGCATGAGCATTGTAGGACCCCGCCCGCACGCCGTTCAGCACGATGCTTTTCACTGGGCATCACCCACTTACCGGACCCGCTACAGCATCAAACCGGGCATCACCGGTCTGGCTCAGGTACGGGGTGCACGGGGCGAAACCGACGTTGACCAGAAAATGGAACACCGCGTTCGCTACGATCTATTTTACGCCCGTCGCCAGTCTTTCTCCCTCGACGCCCGTATTTTCTTCCAGACCATTACAACGATGATCAAGGGAGATAAAAATGCCTGGTAAGCGCGGAAGTTCGTTTTTCACTACCAGCACTACGTTCAAGAAAACAACAAATTCATGACTCAACCAACAGGACAAATAAGTGGCAAAAAAGTAATTATCAACCTGGTTATCTGCCAGATTTTTCTGGCCATTTTGAGTTCGTGCGTGTCCCTGAAATCGGTAACCTACTTCCAGGGTAAAGACGGCAAAGACTCCGCCCGTTATAGTGCAATTCCGCTCGCAACTGCCTCTGTACCAAGGATTGAAGAGGGTGATATCCTGGCTATTATCGTAGCCAGCCTGAGCGAGGAATCAAACAAACTCTTTAATTTTCCGAACGTTACCCCCGTATATACAACCATCTTTCCGGGTGCAACCACGCAGGGTCAGCAGCCATTGGGTTACATGGTCGATGAGTCGGGTAATGTCAATCTACCCCTGGCCGGAAAGATAAAAGTATCCGGTCTGTCGATCAAGGAAGCAAACGC is a window from the Spirosoma rigui genome containing:
- a CDS encoding porin family protein, which gives rise to MKTLFTSLRIAAVLFTVGVCSSSVIAQQSAQAVRRATAAAKPASASPSLASGKSSAAASLTSTKPATASSSAATSPAVASSSAIGTAPAREPAANRPVSSAAQPSRSLAATSPAVSGSRHKYLNVGLGLAAYYGGGLPLGASFEVDLKDNISIGASVDYMRYGYNSGGYKWNYTFVYAGARASYHLAEVLNIADKKFDPYAGATLGLRYAGYSDNYGYDNYVSPYNSGLYLGIHVGARYLFSEKLGGFAEVGYGVSALRLGLTSTF
- a CDS encoding sugar transferase, whose translation is MPSIESNKVILQWEESDNFLSEQRNSFYLNLGKRVLDILITLGVIIFVLSWLFPIISLFVFLDSRGPIFFLQPRTGHKGTTFYCIKFRTMYQGKPTAEFKQTSSNDSRVTKVGRFLRRTNLDELPQFINVLFGSMSIVGPRPHAVQHDAFHWASPTYRTRYSIKPGITGLAQVRGARGETDVDQKMEHRVRYDLFYARRQSFSLDARIFFQTITTMIKGDKNAW
- a CDS encoding PA14 domain-containing protein; the protein is MFTKDGILLRTLWSGVSYTAGNYTRNWDGMDDQGLLVSDGTYDIKVLSNNVTYTWEGVIGNTSYGISQGNNVQRAFLRTHGMAITGNTAYYGAGYAEGNPSQAKFQLDKPQAKIEFFPKGETAQATWFVATDGNTVYWAGYDGYGNGNTWFIFGTNTSDDKEKVFSQGTPLRMSLGKTYASCFDVINESNGTVTGLAVQKAGNFLFVSHKTLHQIRVYDKTTGGLVQTLSVTDAGGLAVDDQDNLWLIDGTSVRKYTVQTNGTLSAPLLTVSGLEKPMAVAVSPDNGTVLLADGGASQQLKAFNNQTGAASWTLGQLGGYSKDPTVSDDKFYFSDASGGINNTFLAFAPDGSFWVGDSGNYRMQHYAASRNFIDRIQYMQNNYSCFVDQTNPSRVFAQFLEFAIDYSKPLASSWTLVKNWRAAMPASYFELNNINNAFITNIFSDVLTMSNGRTYAFMRRFTDNKWVVVELPATGQVRETGIAFDAQNRYTYHITKDGALKQSANNINGTSGTVDWQTRPLTGFDANNNPVWGNAVDYASAPVQSGGEPIEWYGGHPRTGETTSSNVMVTFDSGKIRGDVGGGYHLGGIRVNDKKWLWKTAPATTRPYTGSYPVDGAYDVGNDVEYGGGGVSVYDRHIFWNYHGEFWKNSQVNKWQHVYDNGLLVGVFGKTGPEAVAESIDKGPVPGMAGNVFIGSVVKAPNGNVYLYHGEESGWSGVHRWRIDGLSTIQETLVPVTLATASTHGLMARYMDGTDVNNLNIKTTRVDAAIDFSWKNKVPTGTTVTSASAFSVKWVGFVQPVYSQNYRFYTYTDKGVRLWVNGKLLVDRWTNAALTEYSDTIRLKANQRYSIRLESQGGTRVMLSWVSASQAKQVISTNNLYPDSGPDATQGADLLEGLPTNGVLADNLYGWRRSPAAEEYTDRESKYWTATTNIKTYGRFRSPDLYMYFRQNTGAYSVTRDLSASTTQLDSWKMTGRINQEGAFFNIDEGPARNGGSAIEMLDNNGKVLTQLYAQVFFTQPNAPAYLYGNNKVIAQGEYFNVMWPAVSKSQPLEISMVNGMATIKFGSFDPIQVAVLDPSSNWRRPKTLRLRFWGNGYNLSRVIDIEEMRFFSTSSSATNGTRALTDLGLSLESDKLAIRTGEPVTFRLRLQNDELVAASESVAAQWSCRLPPNLELINTNNLTYADGVLTGSVADLRALTDTLFTFTAKPLRAGSYRMSAQITAGPPDPDSTPDSGTDDGEDDAGMVLFRTTESSRDVFISPNPNQQVLPQAMSGEPSPDSSKIDLSLAMTLDKYTPRVNDVVTCYLTVKNSGMQEATNVRVSNQLPAGLQFAGGTNWSVNGNLIEYTAARIPAGATVQIEFTMKVVKAGYLVNQAQIASAQPADSDSTPGNGCTNGEDDEAQVSLRTVDM